A stretch of Paenibacillus peoriae DNA encodes these proteins:
- a CDS encoding FlxA-like family protein: protein MNISSTSSSSISISSTSSSSSTNDTASLEKQKAQLEAEYNKVQQSKDNKDTKETKMKQLQQQIKQIEAQIAQQSSQSSSTSTPKMEKPAPSNTETTRINSANSSDITGIGRSLDISI, encoded by the coding sequence ATGAACATTTCATCCACATCCAGCAGTTCTATATCTATTTCAAGCACTTCATCTTCATCCAGTACCAACGATACAGCTAGTCTGGAAAAGCAAAAAGCTCAACTTGAAGCGGAGTACAACAAGGTACAGCAAAGTAAGGATAATAAAGATACAAAAGAAACAAAAATGAAGCAGCTTCAGCAACAAATTAAACAGATTGAAGCTCAAATTGCACAGCAAAGTTCGCAATCCAGCAGTACGTCAACTCCAAAAATGGAAAAGCCCGCTCCAAGTAACACAGAAACAACTCGTATCAACAGCGCTAACAGCAGCGATATTACGGGAATTGGGAGATCACTGGATATTTCAATTTAA
- the speD gene encoding adenosylmethionine decarboxylase → MTITPEQRITLHGFNNLTKSLSFNMYDICYTKTKEEREAYIEYIDEQYNSDRLTAILKNVSDIIGAHVLNVAQQDYVPQGASVTVLISEGPIVEVPTESYAESPGPLPESVVIQLDKSHITVHTYPEYHPDEGISTFRADIDVSTCGEISPLKALHYLTHSFDTDIMTIDYRVRGFTRDMNGHKLFIDHDIGSIQNYIPDEVRSQYDMIDVNVYQENIFHTKCKLKQFDLDNYLFGYTKESLTEKEQQNISTRLKIEMDEIYYGKNMT, encoded by the coding sequence ATGACCATAACACCGGAACAGCGGATTACCCTGCACGGATTTAACAACCTGACCAAATCATTGAGCTTCAATATGTACGATATTTGTTACACCAAAACCAAAGAAGAACGCGAGGCGTATATTGAATATATTGATGAACAATATAACTCAGATCGGCTGACAGCTATTTTAAAGAATGTATCTGACATTATCGGCGCCCATGTGCTCAACGTAGCCCAGCAGGATTATGTTCCTCAAGGAGCCAGCGTGACAGTACTTATATCAGAGGGACCCATTGTGGAGGTTCCGACTGAATCTTATGCCGAGTCACCAGGCCCCCTACCTGAATCTGTCGTGATACAGCTGGATAAAAGCCACATTACGGTTCACACCTACCCGGAATATCATCCAGACGAGGGGATCAGTACGTTTCGAGCAGATATTGATGTCTCTACCTGTGGGGAAATCTCCCCGCTCAAGGCACTCCACTATTTGACTCATTCTTTCGACACCGACATTATGACGATTGATTACCGGGTACGCGGCTTCACACGTGATATGAATGGACATAAGCTTTTCATCGACCATGATATCGGCTCCATTCAAAACTATATTCCAGACGAAGTGCGCAGTCAGTATGACATGATCGACGTGAATGTGTATCAGGAAAATATTTTCCATACCAAATGTAAGCTAAAACAATTCGATTTAGACAATTACCTGTTCGGCTACACCAAGGAAAGTCTGACTGAAAAAGAGCA
- the recQ gene encoding DNA helicase RecQ, with protein MSVQAPTLERAQDLLQKFYGYPDFREGQKKIVASMLEGNDTLGIMPTGGGKSICYQIPALLHEGLTIVVSPLISLMKDQVDALTTMGIAAAYINSTLSGREVNDRIRAARNGDLKLLYVAPERLELDWFRDEMAQLPISCVAVDEAHCVSQWGHDFRTSYLAVAPFVDGLYERPIVAAFTATATPQVMDDIVRLLRLRSPETFVTGLGRPNLAFSVLRGEDKRSFLLNYAREHEGESGIIYAATRKDVDDLYQRLRDAGMAAGRYHAGMTDQERADSQEGFLYDDIRVIVATNAFGMGIDKSNVRYVIHYNMPKNMEAYVQEAGRAGRDGDPSQCILLFGPQDIVTQKFLIEQNPQDEDRKRNDYRKLQQMVDYCYTTRCLRTAQLEYFGEAEEHKACGICSSCTDERELVDMTIDAQKIFSCIHRMRERYGVSMVASVLKGSRNKKVLQYGFDSLPTYGVMGNRTEKEIAEIINVLVSEGYLMLSEGQYPVVRLQQLAAEVLKGQREVMQRVVRHATAFAGGAGSRGRQGRDAYPAAVNETVFEQLRLIRRDLAAQEHVPSYIIFNDATLREMSVASPQSEAEMLRIKGVGEVKFRKYGKPFLDFFHNQGNIGGTVSEDEIYADDVYEDFE; from the coding sequence ATGAGTGTACAAGCACCAACCTTGGAACGGGCGCAGGACTTGCTGCAAAAATTTTATGGCTATCCCGATTTCCGGGAGGGACAAAAGAAAATTGTGGCCAGTATGCTGGAGGGCAACGATACGTTGGGCATCATGCCGACAGGGGGCGGAAAATCGATATGCTACCAGATCCCCGCATTGTTGCATGAGGGGCTGACCATTGTCGTGTCACCGCTCATTTCGCTGATGAAGGACCAGGTGGATGCGCTGACCACGATGGGGATTGCTGCTGCCTACATCAATAGTACGTTGAGTGGTCGAGAAGTGAATGATCGCATACGAGCCGCACGGAATGGTGACTTGAAGTTACTGTATGTCGCACCGGAACGACTCGAACTGGACTGGTTTCGCGATGAAATGGCTCAGTTGCCGATTTCCTGCGTAGCGGTAGATGAGGCTCACTGCGTATCCCAGTGGGGCCATGATTTCCGTACCAGCTATCTGGCTGTGGCTCCATTCGTGGACGGGCTGTATGAACGTCCAATCGTGGCTGCGTTTACGGCAACGGCGACACCGCAGGTCATGGATGACATCGTGCGCTTGCTTCGTCTGCGCTCACCGGAGACGTTCGTTACAGGCCTTGGACGGCCCAATTTGGCGTTCAGTGTGCTGCGCGGGGAAGACAAACGCAGCTTTTTACTGAATTACGCCCGTGAGCATGAGGGTGAATCCGGCATTATTTATGCTGCGACACGTAAGGACGTGGACGATTTGTACCAACGGCTGCGTGACGCAGGCATGGCGGCTGGACGCTATCATGCCGGGATGACAGATCAGGAACGTGCAGATAGCCAGGAAGGGTTTCTGTACGACGATATCCGTGTCATTGTAGCAACCAATGCCTTCGGCATGGGGATAGATAAATCGAACGTACGCTATGTCATTCACTACAACATGCCTAAAAATATGGAGGCGTACGTGCAAGAGGCGGGACGCGCAGGACGTGATGGCGACCCGAGTCAATGTATTTTGCTGTTCGGACCGCAAGATATTGTGACGCAGAAGTTCCTGATTGAGCAAAATCCACAGGATGAAGACCGCAAGCGTAATGACTATCGCAAGCTCCAGCAGATGGTTGATTATTGCTACACGACTCGTTGCCTACGTACAGCACAGCTTGAGTATTTCGGAGAAGCGGAGGAGCATAAAGCTTGCGGCATATGCAGTTCATGTACAGATGAACGGGAACTGGTTGATATGACCATAGATGCGCAAAAGATTTTTTCGTGCATTCATCGCATGCGGGAACGTTATGGGGTCTCGATGGTCGCCTCGGTGTTGAAAGGCTCGCGTAACAAAAAAGTGCTGCAGTATGGTTTTGACAGCCTACCAACCTATGGCGTGATGGGCAACCGGACGGAAAAAGAGATCGCCGAAATCATCAATGTTCTTGTTTCGGAAGGCTATCTGATGTTGTCCGAGGGACAATATCCGGTCGTACGCTTGCAGCAGCTTGCCGCTGAAGTGCTGAAGGGCCAGCGAGAAGTCATGCAGCGTGTGGTGCGACATGCCACGGCTTTTGCAGGTGGAGCAGGTTCACGCGGACGACAGGGACGCGATGCATACCCGGCTGCAGTCAACGAAACCGTGTTCGAGCAATTGCGCCTGATCCGCCGCGATCTGGCCGCTCAGGAGCATGTACCGTCTTATATCATTTTCAATGATGCGACGCTGCGTGAGATGAGCGTAGCGAGCCCACAATCCGAGGCAGAGATGTTGCGGATCAAGGGTGTCGGAGAAGTGAAGTTCCGCAAGTACGGCAAGCCGTTTCTTGATTTTTTTCATAATCAGGGGAATATCGGGGGAACGGTAAGTGAGGACGAGATTTATGCAGACGATGTGTACGAGGATTTTGAATAG
- a CDS encoding RluA family pseudouridine synthase, with protein sequence MNNRKPQRKNHTKSTSNASHSKRSHKPAGRSGSHRPEAPRGTNAFDKAPAKTYIVQEPAELLSFLVEHVTGMGRNSIKSALARGQVSVNGIPRTVYNFPLEQGQTVALSKEKVIPVVPLTGLRILHEDEAIIVIHKDAGLLSVASAQEQEVTAYRQLTAHVRREHPYNRIFVLHRLDRDTSGVMMFAKSEAIQQEMQKAWKEVVYERTYIALVEGQVKKAEGTITSWLKESKTLKMYSSPYPNDGQHAVTHYKLLQANRHFSLLEVRLETGRKNQIRVHMEDIGHPIVGDKKYGSKSKSIGRLGLHARVLSFIHPVTGVLLRFESDIPKTFLNPFRE encoded by the coding sequence ATGAACAATCGGAAACCCCAACGGAAAAATCATACAAAATCTACGTCAAACGCAAGCCATTCCAAACGCAGTCATAAACCTGCCGGAAGATCTGGCTCCCATAGACCGGAAGCTCCACGGGGAACGAATGCTTTTGATAAAGCCCCTGCCAAAACATACATCGTCCAGGAGCCTGCCGAGCTGTTAAGCTTTTTAGTAGAGCATGTGACTGGCATGGGTCGCAACTCCATTAAATCAGCACTGGCTCGTGGGCAGGTGTCCGTCAACGGCATTCCGCGTACCGTGTATAATTTTCCACTGGAGCAAGGTCAGACTGTCGCTCTTTCCAAGGAAAAGGTAATTCCCGTCGTACCACTGACTGGGCTACGTATTTTGCATGAGGATGAAGCCATTATCGTTATCCATAAGGATGCCGGGTTGCTGTCCGTGGCTTCAGCGCAGGAGCAGGAAGTAACAGCCTATCGCCAGCTTACGGCCCATGTGAGACGCGAGCATCCGTACAATCGTATTTTTGTACTGCATCGTTTGGATCGTGATACATCAGGAGTGATGATGTTTGCGAAAAGCGAAGCCATACAGCAGGAAATGCAAAAAGCGTGGAAGGAAGTTGTGTATGAACGAACATACATTGCTCTTGTAGAAGGACAGGTTAAAAAAGCTGAGGGTACAATCACCTCATGGCTGAAAGAAAGCAAGACGCTAAAAATGTATTCCAGTCCTTATCCGAATGACGGACAACACGCAGTCACTCATTACAAGCTACTTCAAGCCAATCGGCATTTTTCTTTGCTGGAAGTACGTTTGGAGACCGGACGCAAAAATCAAATCCGCGTACATATGGAGGATATCGGTCATCCCATTGTTGGAGATAAAAAATACGGTTCCAAATCCAAGTCGATTGGGCGCCTTGGCCTACATGCGAGGGTATTGTCTTTTATTCATCCCGTCACCGGGGTATTGCTGCGTTTTGAATCCGACATCCCTAAAACCTTTTTGAATCCGTTCCGGGAGTAG
- a CDS encoding DedA family protein — MDVEYLISIIEQYGYAALFFSLWLGIVGLPIPDEVIVMTGGAVTGMGILHPLPAFLIVYLGVISGLSLGYVLGRTVGTPILERLRRKKKMDKYITFSEKLIHKYGNFTICISYLLPIVRHIIPYIVGINKMSFKRYALFSYSTGLIWTLIFFLLGRIFGDHVQAVGELIHRYGLQMALLVIMLTIIFFIMKLVWGKKTTEE, encoded by the coding sequence ATGGACGTGGAATATTTAATTTCCATCATCGAACAATACGGCTATGCAGCATTATTCTTTTCTCTATGGCTGGGGATTGTGGGTCTGCCCATCCCGGATGAAGTCATTGTGATGACTGGCGGGGCTGTAACAGGCATGGGCATACTTCACCCGTTACCCGCTTTTTTAATTGTATATCTTGGGGTTATATCAGGCTTGTCCTTAGGTTATGTATTGGGGAGAACCGTGGGCACACCGATTCTAGAACGTTTACGCCGGAAGAAAAAAATGGACAAGTACATTACGTTTTCGGAAAAATTGATACATAAGTATGGAAACTTCACTATTTGCATCAGTTATTTGCTGCCGATCGTCCGTCACATTATTCCTTATATTGTCGGAATCAATAAAATGAGCTTCAAGCGCTACGCCCTCTTCTCTTATTCAACGGGTTTGATCTGGACGCTGATCTTCTTTCTACTCGGACGTATCTTTGGCGATCATGTACAGGCAGTAGGAGAACTAATCCATCGTTATGGCTTGCAGATGGCATTGCTTGTCATCATGCTGACCATTATATTTTTTATAATGAAATTAGTATGGGGGAAGAAAACAACGGAGGAGTAA
- a CDS encoding aldo/keto reductase, whose translation MLRRKLGCEGLEVSALGLGTMMMPNNEESVRTLQGALDLGVTLFDTADLYGEEYAQQKFGGNEKLVGRALKGRREEVVIATKFGITHTQGPKGDPAYIKKSVDASLFHLGIDYIDLYYQHRVDPNTPIEETVRTMADLVKEGKIRYIGLSEASAEQIRRAHAVHPITAVETEYSLWSREVEDDVLPLLNELGIGFVPYSPLGRGFLTGQIKKFDDLPVDDYRRHFPRFQGENFTKNLEVVLLIEKLAAQKGCTSAQLGLAWLLAQGDHIVPIPGTKRLERVRENIGALQVSLSEAELQEIERISPKGFAAGSRYPERA comes from the coding sequence ATGCTGAGAAGGAAATTGGGATGTGAAGGGCTGGAGGTATCAGCTCTGGGCCTTGGCACGATGATGATGCCGAACAACGAGGAGTCGGTGCGCACACTTCAGGGAGCGCTGGACCTTGGTGTAACGCTGTTTGATACAGCAGATCTTTATGGTGAGGAATACGCACAGCAGAAGTTCGGCGGCAATGAGAAGCTAGTTGGACGTGCGCTCAAGGGTCGTCGGGAGGAGGTAGTGATTGCCACTAAATTCGGGATCACACACACTCAGGGACCCAAGGGAGATCCGGCATATATTAAAAAATCCGTAGACGCCAGTCTGTTTCATCTGGGGATTGATTATATCGACCTGTATTATCAGCATCGAGTCGATCCCAATACTCCGATTGAAGAGACCGTCAGAACGATGGCCGATTTGGTTAAGGAAGGGAAAATCCGTTATATCGGCTTGTCGGAAGCGTCGGCTGAACAGATCCGCCGCGCGCATGCGGTGCATCCAATTACCGCAGTAGAAACCGAATATTCCTTGTGGAGCAGAGAAGTGGAAGACGATGTCCTTCCGCTACTAAACGAATTGGGAATCGGCTTCGTCCCCTACAGTCCACTGGGTCGAGGTTTCCTCACGGGACAGATCAAAAAATTTGACGATCTGCCAGTGGATGATTACCGCCGTCATTTCCCTCGCTTCCAAGGCGAGAATTTCACCAAAAATCTAGAGGTTGTCCTCCTGATCGAAAAACTGGCTGCCCAAAAAGGTTGTACTTCTGCTCAGTTAGGGCTGGCATGGCTGCTGGCGCAAGGCGACCATATCGTCCCGATTCCAGGAACGAAGAGATTGGAAAGAGTGCGTGAAAATATTGGTGCCCTACAGGTCTCTTTGTCGGAAGCAGAGCTTCAAGAGATCGAGCGTATTTCGCCCAAAGGTTTCGCAGCAGGTTCTCGTTATCCGGAGCGTGCCTAG
- a CDS encoding helix-turn-helix transcriptional regulator, with amino-acid sequence MSNDNSKSKTLGAFLKSRRNRLQPEQAGLRLSQGPRRRTPGLRREEVAMLAGVSATYYTWLEQGREVTASKEIIESIGEALQLTHDERAHLIQLWNPNETVAISPIQTMLNPQWQRIIDQLSYPSFISNEKAEVLAWNSAANEVITDFSSLSVSERVMIRLLFVDSELRRRMVNWEEFASYSVAVFRTYYDKYLGDPWFEETVERLRVESMEFDTMWKQHHIQLKKVNRVSLQIPGAVEAVSYDINSLASITDQPGLHFCIYTPVSQSSTW; translated from the coding sequence ATGTCTAATGATAATAGTAAATCGAAAACGTTGGGAGCTTTTCTGAAATCACGTCGAAATCGACTTCAACCAGAGCAGGCAGGTCTTAGGCTTTCACAGGGCCCGCGAAGAAGAACACCGGGGCTTCGCCGAGAAGAAGTTGCTATGCTGGCAGGTGTCAGTGCGACGTATTACACATGGCTGGAACAAGGTAGAGAAGTAACAGCATCTAAGGAGATTATCGAAAGTATAGGAGAAGCTCTACAATTAACTCATGATGAGAGAGCGCATCTAATTCAATTGTGGAATCCCAATGAGACGGTTGCGATTTCGCCCATCCAGACAATGCTGAATCCACAGTGGCAACGTATTATTGATCAGTTGTCCTATCCTTCCTTTATCAGCAATGAAAAAGCGGAAGTGCTTGCTTGGAATAGCGCGGCGAATGAGGTGATTACCGATTTTTCTTCCCTGTCCGTTTCTGAACGTGTCATGATTCGTTTATTGTTCGTGGATTCCGAATTACGTCGTCGAATGGTTAACTGGGAAGAATTCGCGTCCTATTCGGTAGCTGTTTTTAGAACCTATTATGACAAGTATTTAGGAGATCCTTGGTTTGAGGAGACGGTAGAACGGCTGCGTGTGGAAAGTATGGAGTTTGACACCATGTGGAAGCAGCATCATATCCAGCTCAAAAAAGTGAATCGGGTTTCCCTTCAAATCCCTGGCGCTGTGGAAGCAGTTTCCTATGATATTAATTCTTTAGCAAGTATTACGGACCAACCGGGTCTGCACTTTTGTATCTACACGCCAGTAAGCCAATCCTCTACCTGGTAA
- a CDS encoding B12-binding domain-containing radical SAM protein, translating into MKVILSTLNAKYIHTSLAIRCLKAYSEKDFDIELAEYTIKDPVMNIVSDLFQRGADVIGFSCYIWNIEETIKVIDVLKKIMPEVKIVLGGPEVSYDTDHWMKRLANVDFIVVGEGEETFHQLLQELEGDRKFHFVYGLAYRKGEEVIQMPGRPKADLNELPSPYRFAEDIPELGKRVVYFETSRGCPFSCQFCLSSIEVGVRYYDIERTKSDILYLIDNGANLIKFVDRTFNIKRDYALEMFKFLIENHRGCVFQFEITADIMRPEVLDYLAENAPPGVFRFEIGVQSTNDPTNELVKRRQNFTKLSRTVTKVKQSGKIDQHLDLIAGLPLEDYNTFRKTFNDVFALGPEELQLGFLKMLRGTGLRIDADKYNYTYMDVAPYEMLSNDVLSFADIVRLKRLEDVLEKYWNSHRMDHTVNYLIEREFSSAFDFFQEFGDYWEGQGWQKIGHQLEDLFTRLQSFLESRGTKRMDMVLGLMKLDYFLNHKYKPRKIWWEHALEKNDWSSYMKMVLQHPDALLSPVVADASKESTGETDVGSQQPQPYREIIPAFASLKLSEKELQKHAVLDVLPFSLDHILSGGSPLTAEGRTLLLVVYQQNGQQKPLYYTMPIGKNIAAI; encoded by the coding sequence ATGAAAGTCATTTTATCAACGTTAAATGCAAAATATATTCATACCTCGCTGGCCATCCGATGTCTCAAAGCCTACAGTGAAAAGGACTTTGATATCGAGCTGGCGGAGTACACGATTAAGGACCCGGTGATGAACATCGTATCCGATTTGTTTCAACGGGGGGCAGATGTCATCGGCTTTTCCTGTTATATTTGGAACATTGAAGAGACGATTAAAGTCATCGATGTATTGAAAAAGATTATGCCCGAAGTCAAAATTGTTCTGGGTGGTCCAGAGGTATCCTACGATACGGATCACTGGATGAAGCGTTTGGCGAATGTGGACTTTATCGTGGTTGGTGAAGGAGAGGAAACATTCCATCAACTGCTGCAGGAGCTGGAAGGGGATCGCAAGTTCCATTTTGTGTATGGACTTGCTTACCGTAAGGGAGAAGAGGTTATTCAGATGCCCGGTCGTCCGAAAGCGGACTTGAACGAGTTGCCGTCGCCCTATCGTTTTGCTGAAGATATACCGGAACTCGGGAAACGGGTTGTTTATTTCGAAACGAGCCGGGGCTGTCCGTTCAGCTGCCAGTTTTGTCTGTCAAGCATCGAAGTTGGGGTGCGCTATTACGATATCGAGCGTACAAAGTCAGATATTCTGTATCTGATCGACAATGGAGCCAACCTAATTAAGTTCGTGGATCGGACGTTTAATATTAAACGCGATTATGCACTGGAAATGTTCAAATTTTTGATTGAAAATCACCGTGGATGTGTCTTCCAGTTTGAGATTACGGCAGATATTATGCGTCCCGAGGTATTGGATTATTTGGCGGAAAACGCGCCGCCGGGCGTATTTCGTTTTGAAATCGGCGTCCAATCAACGAATGATCCTACCAATGAGCTGGTTAAGCGTCGCCAGAACTTTACCAAACTTTCTCGTACTGTTACAAAGGTCAAACAAAGCGGTAAAATCGACCAGCATTTGGATTTGATCGCCGGATTGCCCTTGGAGGACTACAACACATTCCGTAAAACGTTTAATGACGTTTTTGCGCTCGGCCCGGAAGAGCTTCAACTTGGCTTCCTCAAAATGCTGCGTGGCACCGGACTGCGTATCGACGCAGACAAGTATAACTATACGTATATGGATGTTGCGCCGTATGAAATGCTGAGCAATGACGTCCTTTCCTTTGCCGATATCGTCCGGCTCAAGCGCTTGGAAGATGTATTGGAAAAGTATTGGAATTCTCATCGTATGGATCATACAGTCAACTATCTGATTGAGCGTGAATTCTCGTCCGCCTTTGATTTCTTTCAGGAATTCGGAGACTACTGGGAAGGACAGGGCTGGCAAAAAATCGGGCATCAGCTCGAAGACTTGTTCACGCGTCTCCAGTCCTTTCTAGAATCGCGTGGAACAAAGCGAATGGATATGGTGCTTGGACTGATGAAGCTTGATTATTTCCTTAACCATAAATATAAGCCGCGTAAAATTTGGTGGGAGCATGCCTTGGAGAAGAATGATTGGTCCAGCTATATGAAAATGGTTCTCCAGCATCCGGATGCGCTGTTGTCACCTGTGGTGGCAGATGCGAGCAAGGAGAGTACAGGTGAGACGGATGTAGGCAGTCAACAGCCGCAGCCATACCGCGAGATTATCCCAGCCTTTGCTTCCTTGAAGCTGAGTGAAAAAGAACTGCAAAAGCACGCTGTGCTGGATGTACTGCCGTTCAGTCTGGATCATATCCTGAGTGGGGGTAGCCCATTGACTGCCGAAGGCCGCACGCTTCTGCTTGTAGTCTATCAGCAAAATGGACAGCAAAAGCCGCTCTACTACACCATGCCGATCGGCAAAAATATCGCTGCGATTTAA
- a CDS encoding class I SAM-dependent methyltransferase, translating to MIRISHLVHERLMFLVKFLYSPAYVGSVTPSSRFLAKNMIESIPWSEVHAVAELGAGTGAITQYIPSAAEFQPKVLLFEKDQTMQQSLKRRFPNYLCYSDSRELQLAMKNAQIEQLDCIISGLPFFNFPQAMRNQIVEQIHLSLRDGGMFVAFQYSKQMKQQLGEWFDIEEIKFVPMNVPPAFVYVCRKKA from the coding sequence ATGATCCGTATTAGCCATTTGGTTCACGAGAGACTTATGTTCCTGGTCAAATTTTTGTACTCGCCTGCATACGTGGGTAGTGTAACACCAAGTTCCAGATTTTTAGCTAAAAATATGATAGAATCCATTCCATGGAGTGAAGTTCATGCTGTTGCCGAGCTTGGTGCTGGAACAGGGGCTATTACTCAATACATCCCGTCTGCTGCTGAATTTCAACCTAAGGTTTTACTCTTTGAGAAAGACCAAACCATGCAGCAGAGTTTAAAAAGAAGATTCCCGAATTATCTATGCTATTCCGACTCGCGTGAGCTTCAGCTTGCTATGAAAAATGCTCAAATAGAACAGCTTGACTGCATAATCAGCGGGCTGCCTTTTTTCAATTTTCCACAAGCGATGCGGAATCAAATTGTAGAACAAATTCATCTATCGCTCAGGGATGGAGGAATGTTTGTGGCCTTTCAATACTCTAAACAGATGAAGCAGCAGTTAGGTGAATGGTTTGATATTGAAGAAATCAAGTTTGTGCCCATGAATGTTCCACCCGCATTCGTGTATGTATGCCGAAAGAAAGCTTAA
- a CDS encoding alkaline phosphatase, with translation MKKRSMKKSILALGAITVLSAPLLSANIPNAFAASSNTKSTTTQVSKGQKTSSAKVDAPKNVILFIGDGMGEASRNAIRLATVGKSGLLEMDNMPVTGLVSTSSGDNLVTDSAAAATAIATGVKTYNGAIGMDLNKKPVTTIMELAKKAGMSTGVVTTSQVTDATGAAFGAHVEKRSAQSEIAKQYLEKSKLDVILGGGEDFWYPAGTVGKHPDAPAEDPEEASKGTQGNLVEQAKKLGYSYVTDQTGMKAAKGSKLLGLFANEEMFQAHNKQGNSYNPTVSLPDMTTKAIDVLSKNQKGFFLMVEEEGTDEMAHDNEGELTIKAGQQLDKAVKVAKDYAKAHPDTLVLVTADHETGGLAIEGEDAEDESGEGVSKEDGPFTVKGSNEKFYIDWTTGGHTSVDVALTAMGPGSSQFSGNYPNTAIHDKLVKLLQLKK, from the coding sequence GTGAAAAAGCGTTCGATGAAAAAGAGTATCCTTGCTTTAGGTGCTATTACCGTTTTGAGTGCGCCATTGTTATCTGCTAATATCCCTAACGCTTTTGCAGCCTCATCTAATACCAAGTCTACTACGACACAGGTATCCAAAGGACAGAAAACCTCGTCAGCGAAAGTCGATGCCCCTAAGAATGTCATTCTCTTCATCGGCGATGGTATGGGAGAAGCAAGTCGCAACGCGATTCGCTTGGCGACGGTAGGGAAATCGGGATTACTTGAAATGGACAACATGCCTGTAACCGGCCTGGTTAGCACAAGTTCAGGGGATAACCTGGTTACGGATTCTGCCGCCGCTGCGACTGCCATTGCAACAGGTGTGAAAACGTATAACGGCGCGATTGGAATGGATTTGAATAAAAAACCAGTGACAACGATTATGGAGCTGGCTAAAAAAGCAGGCATGTCTACAGGTGTCGTGACGACAAGCCAAGTGACAGACGCAACGGGGGCTGCCTTTGGTGCGCATGTCGAAAAACGCTCCGCTCAAAGCGAGATTGCCAAACAGTATTTGGAGAAAAGCAAGCTGGATGTTATTCTGGGCGGTGGTGAGGATTTCTGGTACCCTGCCGGAACAGTAGGCAAACATCCAGATGCTCCGGCAGAAGATCCTGAGGAAGCGAGTAAGGGAACTCAAGGGAATTTGGTAGAACAAGCGAAGAAGCTGGGATATAGCTATGTGACGGATCAGACAGGAATGAAAGCAGCCAAAGGTTCTAAGTTGCTGGGGCTGTTCGCCAATGAAGAGATGTTCCAAGCTCACAACAAGCAGGGTAACTCTTACAATCCAACGGTTTCTTTACCGGATATGACGACCAAAGCGATTGATGTTCTTTCCAAAAACCAAAAAGGTTTTTTCCTGATGGTAGAAGAAGAAGGAACGGATGAGATGGCGCATGACAATGAAGGTGAGCTAACGATTAAGGCTGGGCAACAGCTCGATAAGGCCGTTAAAGTAGCTAAAGATTATGCCAAAGCACATCCAGATACATTAGTGTTGGTGACGGCAGATCATGAAACGGGCGGTTTGGCGATTGAAGGCGAAGATGCGGAGGATGAATCCGGTGAAGGCGTCTCCAAAGAGGATGGTCCTTTTACTGTAAAAGGCTCTAATGAAAAGTTTTATATTGACTGGACCACGGGAGGACATACATCTGTTGATGTGGCGTTAACCGCGATGGGCCCAGGCTCTTCTCAGTTTAGCGGGAATTACCCGAATACTGCCATTCATGATAAGCTGGTTAAGTTGCTTCAATTAAAGAAATAG
- a CDS encoding GNAT family N-acetyltransferase → MTLEPQMNRSSRDEARLVRNKLIEFNAKHVPADIRTQYEEINLTLKNEDGQVIGGLLSVLCWNWVEVDILWVDQSYRGKGYGSQLLGEIEQIAKKKGCDFIQLNTFTFQAPEFYEKQGYEVVGVIDDAPRGFKHYYYKKNILRTL, encoded by the coding sequence ATGACGCTGGAACCTCAGATGAATCGAAGTAGTAGAGATGAAGCGCGTTTAGTCAGAAACAAGTTGATTGAGTTTAATGCGAAACACGTTCCAGCAGATATTCGAACCCAATACGAAGAGATTAATCTTACGCTTAAAAATGAAGACGGTCAGGTGATAGGCGGTCTCCTAAGTGTACTATGTTGGAACTGGGTGGAGGTTGATATTTTGTGGGTAGATCAGAGCTACAGAGGAAAGGGCTACGGTTCACAACTACTTGGTGAAATTGAACAAATTGCTAAAAAAAAAGGGTGTGATTTTATACAACTTAATACCTTTACTTTCCAAGCGCCCGAATTCTATGAAAAGCAGGGGTATGAAGTCGTTGGTGTCATTGACGATGCTCCGAGAGGCTTTAAACACTATTATTATAAGAAAAATATACTGAGGACTCTATAG